The following proteins are co-located in the Vidua macroura isolate BioBank_ID:100142 chromosome 1, ASM2450914v1, whole genome shotgun sequence genome:
- the KBTBD2 gene encoding kelch repeat and BTB domain-containing protein 2, which yields MSTQDERQINTEYAVSLLEQLKFFYEQQLLTDIVLIVEGTEFPCHKMVLATCSSYFRAMFMSGLSESKQTHVHLRNVDAATLQIIITYAYTGNLAISDSTVEQLYETACFLQVDDVLQRCREYLIKKINAENCVRLLSFADLFSCEELKQSAKRMVEHKFTAVYHQEAFMQLSHDLLIDILSSDNLNVEKEETVREAAMLWLEYNTESRSQYLSSVLSQIRIDALSEVTQRAWFQGLPPNDKSVVVQGLYKSMPKFFKPRLGMTKEEMMIFIEAAAENPGSLYSSVCYSPQAEKVYKLCNPPADLHKVGTLVTPDNDIYIAGGQVPLKNTKTNHSKSSKLQAAFRTVNCFYWFDAQQNTWFPKTPMLFVRIKPSLVCCEGYIYAIGGDSVGGELNRRTVERYDTEKDEWTMVSPLPCAWQWITAVAVHNCIYVMAHNLMYCYFPRSDAWVEMAMRQTSRCFASAAAFGDKIFYIGGLHIASNSGIRLPSSTVDGSSVTVEIYDVNKNEWRMAASIPAKRFSDPCVRAVVISNSLCVFMRETHMNERAKYATYQYDLELDRWFLRQHISERVLWDLGRDFRCTVGKLYPSCLEESPWKPPTYLFSPDGADEFELDGEMVTLPPV from the exons ATGTCTACCCAGGACGAGAGGCAGATAAATACAGAGTATGCTGTATCCTTGCTGGAGCAGTTAAAATTCTTTTATGAACAGCAGTTGTTAACTGACATAGTGTTGATTGTTGAGGGCACTGAATTTCCCTGCCATAAGATGGTTCTTGCAACGTGCAGCTCATATTTCAG AGCAATGTTCATGAGTGGGCTGAGCGAGAGCAAACAGACACACGTACACCTGAGGAATGTGGATGCAGCCACTCTGCAGATCATCATCACTTACGCATACACGGGTAACCTGGCAATAAGTGACAGCACAGTAGAGCAGCTCTATGAAACTGCCTGCTTCTTACAG GTAGATGATGTGTTACAACGATGTAGAGAATATTTAatcaaaaaaattaatgcagaaaattGTGTTCGTCTATTAAGTTTTGCTGATCTCTTCAGCTGTGAAGAGTTAAAACAGAGTGCTAAAAGAATGGTGGAGCACAAGTTCACAGCTGTGTACCACCAGGAGGCTTTCATGCAACTGTCACATGATCTACTGATAGATATTTTAAGCAGTGACAATTTAAatgtggaaaaggaggagacaGTGCGTGAGGCTGCTATGTTATGGCTGGAGTACAACACGGAATCACGCTCGCAGTATTTGTCCTCTGTTCTTAGCCAAATCCGGATCGATGCACTTTCAGAAGTAACACAGAGAGCCTGGTTTCAAGGCTTGCCACCTAATGATAAATCAGTGGTGGTGCAAGGACTCTACAAATCGATGCCCAAATTTTTCAAGCCCAGACTTGGCATGACAAAAGAGGAGATGATGATATTCAttgaagctgctgctgaaaatccTGGTAGTCTTTACTCTTCTGTCTGTTACAGCCCACAGGCAGAGAAAGTTTACAAACTCTGCAACCCTCCTGCTGACTTGCATAAGGTTGGGACGCTGGTAACTCCCGATAATGACATCTATATAGCAGGGGGGCAAGTTCCTCTGAAGAACACAAAAACCAATCACAGTAAAAGCAGCAAACTCCAGGCTGCCTTCAGAACTGTGAATTGCTTTTACTGGTTTGATGCGCAGCAGAACACTTGGTTCCCCAAGACACCGATGCTCTTTGTACGCATCAAGCCGTCCCTGGTGTGCTGTGAAGGATACATCTATGCAATCGGGGGGGACAGCGTCGGTGGGGAGCTCAACAGGAGGACCGTGGAGAGGTATGACACCGAGAAGGATGAGTGGACCATGGTCAGCCCCCTGCCCTGCGCGTGGCAGTGGATCACCGCCGTGGCGGTTCACAACTGCATCTACGTCATGGCACACAACTTGATGTACTGCTACTTCCCCCGCTCGGACGCCTGGGTGGAGATGGCAATGCGACAAACAAGCAGATGTTTcgcctcagctgctgcttttggtgaTAAGATATTCTATATCGGAGGACTGCATATTGCCAGCAATTCTGGGATAAGGCTCCCCAGCAGTACTGTGGATGGGTCTTCTGTAACAGTGGAGATCTACGACGTGAATAAAAACGAATGGAGGATGGCAGCCAGCATCCCTGCCAAGCGCTTTTCCGACCCATGTGTCAGGGCCGTTGTCATCTCCAATTCCTTATGTGTCTTTATGCGAGAGACCCACATGAATGAGAGAGCCAAGTATGCCACCTATCAGTATGACCTGGAACTCGACCGCTGGTTCCTGAGGCAGCACATATCGGAACGCGTGCTGTGGGACTTGGGGAGAGACTTCCGGTGCACTGTAGGAAAGCTGTATCCATCTTGCCTTGAAGAGTCCCCGTGGAAACCTCCAACATATCTCTTCTCACCAGATGGAGCTGATGAATTTGAGCTGGATGGGGAGATGGTTACTTTACCACCTGTATAG
- the LOC128804684 gene encoding uncharacterized protein LOC128804684 gives MNTASTSESGSYSTNHPGLFFYAQSSAQQPYPNPWYLNHAYSPYCVPAPGFRSGNPYLPFYSVALHEYPRFFVPRHPVHARINRRPYFNAAPPSPVFYHATRFRHYNSPGKKMETKETQTDPRQPESKQKAHQDIRTGTKGCNAGNTACVSPSIGIETENTSEKQDSFGSSIVVDREFHNKNPASPTQYRNLPSGSYAFEKKEVRIEYGNGSPAIQLWKSFKETIPLYDVAGGKPVPENIVPHDLFSVSSCEGMIYGPHEGENMLPGASLDERKAVVTSKQGAEAVQEKNVQNNEVKLDAENMVKSPPGETMAVQITELARSVGVDQPVVIAKKSSTKRSAGSKTSQEEPSFIQQTGLFPSNMEVMSDFQQKKLNLSHSATNESQTEKSIWCDKSIEKFAPSSSWLACLDSTDANYTACFPQRKRRSVISLSSDDMSSGEEGSSTDNASVSYFVPDYVLQKSMYTLQKSTEGLEKEQIKSCGSPNVDGVVGKEQVNSLNDQDVNSSNAKIKETYSKGRKLGALSRSSSRKEVDSPNKKATKSLSEVEDSEEYSVKGEEEDEDGEDEYEEDEDDDMEEIEYFFQEAPPYGILRPSKGNFYQVGQRVLWKPSKNAVPAQLISWPAQEKIKTRSGLVENIGIVYKPKKREQDEVVYSDYGYYGRKRPMTRREGLERQRMLRKFLGGRLLRENMGIPPEEYWIRSGAKPRFTSQIRGSFSPPAKSKEQVCPPLVKPKKKRMGKPPSKRRHTRPEVEEVEMWELPEHSIHKGHGTRKSLSKKR, from the exons atgaatactGCCTCAACTTCAGAAAGTGGATCATATTCCACAAACCACCCAGGACTCTTTTTTTATGCACAGTCATCAGCTCAACAGCCTTATCCAAATCCATGGTACCTCAATCATGCATACAGTCCATACTGCGTACCTGCTCCAG GTTTCCGAAGTGGAAATCCATATCTTCCATTTTATTCTGTTGCGCTTCATGAGTACCCTAGATTTTTTGTTCCACGGCATCCCGTGCATGCAAGAATTAACAGAAGGCCTTATTTTAATGCTGCCCCACCTTCCCCTGTGTTTTATCATGCAACAAGATTTAGACATTATAATAGCCCTGGGAAGAAAATGGAGACAAAAGAAACACAGACTGATCCTAGACAGCCTGAAAGCAAGCAAAAAGCGCATCAAGATATTCGTACAGGAACAAAAGGTTGTAATGCAGGAAATACAGCCTGTGTTTCTCCTAGTATAGGTATAGAGActgaaaatacttcagagaaacaAGATTCATTTGGCTCTTCTATTGTGGTAGACAGAGAGTTTCATAATAAGAACCCTGCCAGCCCTACACAGTATAGAAATCTTCCTAGTGGAAGCTATGCCTTTGAGAAGAAAGAAGTGAGGATAGAATATGGAAATGGCTCTCCAGCTATTCAGCTGTGGAAGTCCTTTAAAGAAACAATCCCATTGTATGATGTGGCAGGTGGTAAACCAGTTCCAGAGAACATAGTGCCTCATGACTTATTTTCTGTTAGCTCATGTGAAGGCATGATATATGGCCCTCATGAAGGGGAGAATATGCTGCCAGGGGCTTCCTTAGATGAGAGAAAAGCTGTTGTCACCTCCAAACAGGGTGCTGAAGCTGTGCAAGAGAAAAATGTCCAAAATAATGAAGTGAAGCTGGATGCAGAAAATATGGTAAAATCCCCCCCAGGTGAAACCATGGCAGTACAAATCACAGAGTTGGCAAGATCTGTTGGTGTAGATCAACCAGTGGTAATAGCTAAGAAATCTAGCACTAAAAGGTCAGCAGGATCGAAAACTTCTCAAGAAGAGCCCAGCTTTATTCAACAAACAGGACTATTTCCATCTAATATGGAGGTAATGAGTGACtttcagcagaaaaagctgaatttaagCCACAGTGCAACCAATGAAAGTCAGacagaaaaaagtatttggTGTGACAAATCAATTGAGAAGTTTGCTCCCTCTAGCAGCTGGCTGGCATGTTTGGACAGTACGGATGCAAACTACACTGCTTGTTTCCCACAAAGGAAGCGTAGAAGTGTAATCAGTCTGTCTTCTGATGACATGTCTTCTGGAGAGGAAGGCTCATCAACTGATAATGCCTCCGTGTCTTATTTTGTGCCTGACTATGTGCTTCAGAAAAGCATGTATACTCTTCAGAAAAGTACAGAGGGCTTAGAGAAGGAGCAAATTAAAAGTTGCGGATCCCCTAATGTAGATGGAGTGGTAGGAAAGGAGCAGGTGAACAGCCTGAATGACCAAGATGTCAACTCTTCAAATGCAAAGATCAAAGAGACTTACAGCAAAGGTAGAAAGCTGGGAGCCCTTTCTAGGTCCTCTAGTAGGAAAGAAGTTGATTCGCCCAACAAAAAAGCAACTAAGAGTTTGTCAGAAGTTGAGGACTCTGAAGAATATTCTgtgaagggagaagaggaagatgaagatgGAGAGGATGAGtatgaggaggatgaggatgatgacaTGGAGGAAATTGAGTATTTCTTTCAAGAAGCCCCTCCATATGGCATCTTGAGGCCAAGTAAAGGAAATTTCTACCAAGTTGGCCAGAGAGTGCTTTGGAAACCATCTAAGAATGCTGTACCAGCACAATTAATTAGCTGGCCTGctcaagagaaaataaaaactaggAGCGGGCTTGTTGAAAACATTGGTATAGTTTACAAGCCAAAGAAGAGAGAACAAGATGAAGTTGTATACAGTGACTATGGGTATTATGGAAGAAAGAGACCTATGACGAGAAGAGAAGGACTTGAACGCCAGCGAATGCTACGGAAATTCTTGGGAG gaAGGCTGTTAAGAGAGAACATGGGGATACCACCTGAAGAGTACTGGATTAGAAGTGGTGCTAAACCCAGATTTACCAGCCAAATACGTGGTAGTTTCTCGCCTCCGGCAAAGAGCAAAGAACAAG TGTGCCCACCTTTGGTTaaaccaaagaagaaaagaatgggCAAGCCACCTTCAAAACGCAGACACACGAGACCTGAGGTGGAAGAAGTAGAAATGTGGGAGCTGCCTGAACACAGCATACACAAAG GGCATGGAACAAGGAAGTCCCTCTCTAAAAAAAGATAA